From the genome of Neisseria lisongii, one region includes:
- the folC gene encoding bifunctional tetrahydrofolate synthase/dihydrofolate synthase, producing MKTLSDWLSHLETAHSGGVIDMGLTRVRAVKEQMGLNPECPVIVVAGTNGKGSVCAYLSHIYTQAGYKVGTLTSPHLLRFNERITVNTQPVSDEQIVASFERIEAARQDVSLTYFEFNTLAAVDIFIREQVDVMVLEVGLGGRLDAVNVFDGDCMVVTSVDLDHQAFLGDTVEAVAFEKAGIFRSGKPAVCGQNPPPESLRRHAEEIGAELLLNGRDFDFSVTDNLQWNYRYRPQTSEAKNRNALPIPALRGAYQIGNAACALTALTCLNDRLPVDIGAVKRGLLLVENPGRFQVLPGRPLVVLDVGHNPHAARALRRSLINLAFAQKRTAVFSMLADKDIDTVLDTVKDQFDEWHIAPLDVPRGMSLEALQQKLAEHGITRVTCFADIASAYRDALAKSGENDRIVVFGSFHTVAGVLATL from the coding sequence ATGAAAACACTATCAGATTGGCTGAGCCATTTGGAAACCGCCCACAGCGGCGGCGTGATCGATATGGGGCTGACCCGTGTCCGGGCCGTAAAAGAGCAGATGGGGCTGAACCCCGAATGTCCCGTGATTGTGGTGGCAGGCACCAACGGCAAAGGTTCGGTGTGCGCCTATCTGTCGCATATCTACACGCAGGCGGGCTATAAAGTCGGTACGCTGACCAGCCCGCACCTGCTGCGTTTCAACGAACGGATTACGGTCAATACGCAGCCGGTGTCGGATGAACAAATCGTAGCGTCGTTTGAACGCATCGAAGCGGCAAGACAAGACGTGTCGCTGACTTATTTTGAATTCAACACCTTAGCGGCGGTGGATATTTTTATCCGCGAACAAGTGGACGTGATGGTTTTGGAAGTCGGATTGGGCGGCCGTTTGGACGCTGTCAATGTGTTTGACGGCGACTGCATGGTGGTAACGAGTGTCGATTTGGATCATCAGGCATTTTTGGGCGACACGGTCGAAGCCGTCGCTTTTGAAAAAGCCGGCATTTTCCGCAGCGGCAAACCGGCGGTGTGCGGCCAAAATCCGCCGCCCGAATCGCTGCGCCGCCACGCCGAAGAAATCGGTGCCGAACTGCTGCTCAACGGCAGGGATTTCGATTTCAGCGTAACCGACAACCTGCAATGGAATTACCGCTACCGCCCGCAAACTAGCGAAGCGAAAAACCGCAATGCCTTACCGATTCCGGCGCTGCGGGGCGCATACCAAATCGGCAACGCCGCCTGTGCCTTAACCGCATTAACCTGCTTGAACGACCGCTTGCCGGTGGACATCGGTGCAGTCAAACGGGGCTTGCTGCTGGTGGAAAATCCGGGGCGTTTCCAAGTATTGCCGGGGCGGCCGCTGGTGGTGCTGGATGTCGGCCACAATCCCCACGCCGCACGGGCATTGCGCCGCAGCTTGATTAATCTGGCATTCGCCCAAAAACGCACCGCCGTGTTCAGTATGCTGGCGGATAAAGACATCGATACCGTATTGGACACCGTAAAAGACCAATTCGACGAATGGCATATCGCCCCGCTCGATGTACCGAGAGGCATGAGTTTGGAAGCCTTGCAGCAGAAACTGGCGGAACACGGCATTACCCGTGTTACCTGTTTTGCCGACATTGCATCGGCATATCGGGACGCTTTGGCGAAATCGGGCGAAAATGATAGAATTGTCGTCTTCGGTTCGTTTCATACGGTTGCCGGTGTTTTGGCGACATTGTAA
- a CDS encoding protein YgfX has protein sequence MRPFQTALRPSKTWQGLIIGLHVAACAVCIGCFYGIMMWAGLAALAVSFARAWRTAALKRADSVRKIEIDSKMRAGIWINGKPFAAELLDSSVVGRRFLFLHWRTEERTIRQLVAADMLDQESCRRLKVWARWCRQAV, from the coding sequence ATGCGCCCGTTTCAGACGGCCTTGCGCCCTTCAAAAACATGGCAGGGGCTGATTATCGGCCTGCATGTGGCGGCGTGTGCCGTGTGTATTGGTTGTTTTTACGGCATAATGATGTGGGCAGGCTTGGCAGCATTGGCGGTTTCGTTTGCCCGTGCATGGCGGACGGCAGCCCTGAAACGTGCCGACTCGGTGCGCAAAATCGAAATCGACAGCAAAATGCGGGCAGGCATTTGGATAAACGGTAAACCGTTTGCCGCCGAATTGCTGGATTCTTCCGTGGTCGGCCGCCGTTTTCTGTTTCTACACTGGCGCACCGAAGAGCGGACAATCCGCCAGTTGGTGGCAGCAGATATGCTGGATCAGGAAAGTTGCCGCCGTTTGAAAGTATGGGCACGCTGGTGTCGGCAGGCCGTCTGA
- a CDS encoding amino acid ABC transporter ATP-binding protein yields the protein MIKFKNVHKHFKDLHVINGVDLEVKQGEVVVVCGPSGSGKSTLIRTVNQLENIESGEIWVNGINVADPKTDLNKVREEVGFVFQGFNLYPHLTVLENIILSPMKVKKQSRAQAEKKAMELLERVGLAHKKDALPSQLSGGQQQRVAIARGLAMEPRVMLFDEPTSALDPEMVGEVLKVMKDLAESGMTMMCVTHEMGFAREVADKVIFVDHGKIIEEAAPEDFFTNPQHERAKQFLQQVMTH from the coding sequence ATGATTAAATTCAAAAACGTACATAAACATTTCAAAGATCTGCATGTGATTAACGGGGTCGATTTGGAAGTGAAACAGGGCGAAGTGGTGGTGGTGTGCGGCCCGTCGGGCAGCGGTAAATCCACGCTGATTCGTACCGTCAATCAGTTGGAAAATATCGAAAGCGGCGAAATCTGGGTAAACGGCATCAACGTTGCCGACCCGAAAACCGATTTAAACAAAGTGCGGGAAGAAGTCGGCTTTGTGTTTCAAGGGTTCAATCTTTATCCGCATCTGACCGTGTTGGAAAACATCATTCTCTCGCCGATGAAAGTGAAAAAGCAAAGCCGTGCGCAGGCGGAGAAAAAAGCGATGGAGTTGTTGGAACGTGTCGGTTTGGCGCATAAAAAAGACGCTTTGCCGAGCCAGCTTTCCGGCGGCCAGCAGCAGCGGGTGGCGATTGCCAGAGGTTTGGCGATGGAACCCCGTGTGATGCTGTTTGACGAGCCGACTTCGGCGCTCGACCCCGAAATGGTCGGCGAAGTGCTGAAAGTAATGAAAGACTTGGCCGAAAGCGGCATGACCATGATGTGCGTTACCCACGAAATGGGTTTTGCCCGAGAAGTGGCGGACAAAGTGATTTTTGTCGATCACGGCAAAATCATCGAAGAAGCTGCGCCGGAAGACTTTTTCACCAACCCGCAGCACGAGCGTGCCAAGCAGTTTTTGCAGCAGGTGATGACGCATTAA
- the rsmA gene encoding 16S rRNA (adenine(1518)-N(6)/adenine(1519)-N(6))-dimethyltransferase RsmA yields the protein MKEHKARKRFGQNFLQDTRIISDIVHAVRPQEDDTVIEIGPGLAAITEPLAAKLKCLHVCEIDRDIVKRLKTLPFADKLVIHEGDVLQFDFNSIAGKKKIVGNLPYNISTPLLFRLSEVADDVTDMHFMLQKEVVERMVAEPKTNDYGRLGVMLQYFFDMEMLIEVPPESFDPAPKVDSAVVRMIPVKHRIGEAADFEHFAKLVKQAFHQRRKTIRNNLKDCAGDEDLVAVGIDPQQRAEEIAPETYVELSNYLVGKAV from the coding sequence ATGAAAGAACACAAAGCCCGTAAGCGTTTCGGGCAGAATTTTTTACAGGATACACGCATTATCAGCGATATTGTCCACGCCGTGCGGCCGCAGGAAGACGATACCGTTATCGAAATCGGCCCCGGCTTGGCGGCAATTACCGAACCGCTGGCGGCAAAACTCAAATGCCTGCATGTGTGCGAAATCGACAGAGATATTGTCAAACGATTGAAAACTTTGCCGTTTGCCGACAAACTGGTAATTCACGAAGGCGATGTTTTGCAGTTTGACTTCAACAGCATTGCAGGTAAAAAGAAAATTGTCGGCAACTTGCCCTACAATATTTCCACGCCGCTGCTTTTTCGTTTGAGCGAAGTGGCGGACGATGTAACCGATATGCACTTTATGCTGCAAAAAGAAGTGGTAGAACGCATGGTTGCCGAGCCGAAAACCAACGATTACGGGCGTTTGGGCGTGATGCTGCAGTATTTCTTCGATATGGAAATGCTGATTGAAGTGCCGCCCGAATCCTTTGATCCTGCGCCCAAAGTCGATTCGGCAGTAGTGCGCATGATTCCGGTGAAACACCGTATCGGCGAAGCGGCAGATTTCGAGCATTTCGCCAAGCTGGTCAAACAGGCGTTTCACCAGCGGCGCAAAACCATACGCAACAATCTGAAAGATTGTGCGGGCGATGAAGATTTGGTGGCGGTCGGTATCGATCCGCAGCAGCGTGCCGAAGAAATCGCCCCCGAAACCTATGTCGAATTGAGCAATTATCTGGTGGGCAAAGCCGTCTGA
- a CDS encoding Maf family protein, translated as MNSIYLASGSPRRREILENLGYRVERLAAEIDETPQAGEAAADYVRRMAEEKNAAAVAAWQAQHGGFPAYPLLTADTTVAYQNRILGKPEHETQAAEMLSLLSGTTHQVLTAVCVYWQGETRCTVQQSDVAFKPLDKGEIADYIRSGEPMDKAGAYGIQGLGGVFVEHLQGSFTGVMGLPVFETVALLRDFGLNVPPFVR; from the coding sequence ATGAACAGCATTTATCTGGCTTCCGGCAGCCCCCGCCGCCGTGAAATTCTGGAAAACCTCGGCTATCGGGTCGAACGTTTGGCGGCGGAAATCGATGAAACGCCGCAGGCGGGCGAAGCGGCAGCAGATTATGTGCGGCGTATGGCGGAAGAAAAAAATGCCGCCGCCGTAGCCGCATGGCAGGCGCAGCACGGCGGTTTTCCCGCTTATCCGCTGCTCACCGCCGATACCACGGTCGCCTATCAAAACCGCATTTTGGGCAAGCCGGAACATGAAACGCAGGCGGCGGAAATGCTGTCGCTGCTGTCGGGAACCACCCATCAGGTGCTGACGGCGGTCTGCGTGTATTGGCAGGGCGAAACCCGCTGCACGGTGCAGCAGAGCGATGTGGCGTTCAAACCGCTGGATAAGGGCGAAATTGCGGACTATATCCGCAGCGGCGAGCCGATGGACAAGGCCGGTGCATACGGCATTCAGGGTTTGGGCGGCGTATTTGTCGAGCATTTGCAGGGCAGTTTTACCGGCGTGATGGGCTTGCCGGTATTTGAAACCGTGGCGCTGCTGCGGGATTTCGGCTTAAATGTGCCGCCGTTTGTTCGGTAA
- the rnhA gene encoding ribonuclease HI, producing the protein MEKTVFLYTDGACKGNPGAGGWGVLLRYGSHEKELFGGEAETTNNRMELTAVIEGLSSLKRRCTVVICTDSQYVKNGMESWIHGWKKNGWQTSAKKPVKNDDLWKALDELVGRHDVRWQWVKGHAGHAENERADQLANQGAAQFA; encoded by the coding sequence ATGGAAAAAACCGTTTTTCTCTACACCGACGGTGCCTGCAAGGGCAATCCCGGCGCCGGCGGCTGGGGCGTGCTGCTGCGCTACGGAAGCCATGAAAAAGAACTCTTCGGCGGCGAGGCGGAAACCACCAACAACCGCATGGAACTCACCGCCGTTATCGAGGGATTAAGCAGCTTAAAACGCCGCTGTACGGTAGTAATCTGCACCGATTCGCAATATGTGAAAAACGGCATGGAAAGCTGGATACACGGTTGGAAAAAAAACGGCTGGCAAACTTCCGCCAAAAAACCGGTTAAAAACGATGATTTGTGGAAGGCTTTAGACGAACTCGTCGGCCGCCACGATGTCCGCTGGCAATGGGTCAAAGGCCACGCCGGACACGCCGAAAACGAACGTGCCGACCAACTGGCCAATCAGGGAGCAGCGCAGTTTGCCTGA
- a CDS encoding HIT family protein, translated as MNHCPICYAENEEILLQTPNLRVIAVHNEAGSPAFCRVIWQQHVAEMTDLSAPQRTELMEAVYRVEAAMRQVFRPAKINLASLGNVVPHLHWHVIARFDNDASFPAPIWAAAVRKHGMTLPDNWPQQIKTLLQTAFSDGL; from the coding sequence ATGAACCACTGCCCCATCTGTTATGCCGAAAATGAAGAAATCCTGCTGCAAACGCCCAATCTGCGGGTGATTGCCGTGCATAACGAAGCCGGTTCGCCTGCGTTTTGCCGGGTGATTTGGCAACAGCATGTTGCCGAAATGACCGATTTGTCTGCGCCGCAGCGTACCGAACTGATGGAGGCGGTGTATCGGGTCGAAGCCGCCATGCGTCAGGTGTTCCGCCCTGCCAAAATCAATTTGGCGAGTTTGGGCAATGTCGTGCCGCACCTGCATTGGCATGTGATTGCCCGTTTTGACAACGATGCCAGTTTTCCGGCACCGATTTGGGCTGCTGCGGTGCGCAAACACGGCATGACGCTGCCCGACAACTGGCCGCAACAGATAAAAACGCTTTTGCAAACTGCATTTTCAGACGGCCTGTAA
- a CDS encoding LD-carboxypeptidase, with protein MTWQPSRRHFLRASAAAAGAGLLQACGTPTAPQPSQPVKGNTVPARPAASRPAHTSGHTGDNLLRVVAPSGFAESYERVTLGLNRLYQAGFTVTNQQAGSRRYQRFAGTDAERIADFQDVASGRVATPKVLMGLRGGYGAARLLPHIDFASLGARMRERGTLFFGFSDVSAVQLALLAKGNMMSFAGPMVYSEFGKPAPSVYTMDSFIRGTTESVNTIAVDTIQRRDVQAEGTLWGGNLSVLASLAGSPYLPDIAGGILFLEDVGEQPYRIERMLNTLYLAGVLQKQRAIVFGDFRMGTVRDTYDSSYDLSAVINHIQRATRVPVLTGFPFGHITNKATFPLGAHAAIRSSGNGGYSVTFTGYPTLNAAALTLDTLLPPPVSTFDAVVESIGNEVTE; from the coding sequence ATGACTTGGCAACCTTCCCGCCGCCATTTTTTACGGGCTTCCGCCGCCGCTGCCGGTGCCGGCCTGCTCCAAGCCTGCGGTACGCCGACTGCGCCGCAACCGTCCCAACCTGTCAAAGGAAATACCGTGCCTGCCCGCCCTGCCGCTTCCCGACCCGCCCACACTTCCGGCCATACCGGCGACAATCTGCTGCGTGTGGTTGCGCCGTCGGGTTTTGCCGAATCGTATGAACGGGTTACACTGGGTCTCAACCGCCTCTACCAAGCCGGTTTTACCGTAACCAACCAGCAGGCCGGTTCCCGCCGCTACCAGCGTTTTGCCGGTACTGATGCCGAACGCATCGCCGATTTTCAAGACGTGGCTTCGGGGCGGGTTGCCACGCCGAAAGTTTTGATGGGGCTGCGCGGCGGCTACGGCGCTGCCCGCCTACTGCCGCACATCGATTTCGCTTCGCTGGGCGCACGGATGCGGGAGCGGGGAACGCTGTTTTTCGGCTTCAGCGACGTGAGTGCCGTCCAACTGGCGCTGCTGGCAAAAGGCAATATGATGAGTTTTGCCGGCCCGATGGTGTACAGCGAATTCGGCAAACCTGCGCCGAGCGTTTACACCATGGATTCTTTTATCCGAGGCACGACCGAAAGCGTCAATACCATCGCCGTCGATACCATTCAGCGCCGGGATGTGCAGGCGGAAGGTACATTATGGGGCGGCAATCTCAGCGTTTTGGCTTCGCTTGCCGGTTCGCCCTACCTGCCCGATATTGCCGGCGGCATTCTGTTTTTGGAAGATGTCGGCGAACAGCCCTACCGTATCGAGCGTATGCTCAACACGCTCTATCTCGCAGGCGTGCTGCAGAAACAGCGTGCCATCGTCTTCGGCGATTTCCGCATGGGTACGGTTCGGGATACTTATGATTCGAGCTACGATTTGTCTGCCGTTATCAACCATATCCAGCGGGCAACCCGTGTTCCCGTGCTGACCGGTTTCCCGTTCGGCCACATCACCAACAAAGCCACATTCCCGCTGGGCGCACACGCCGCAATCCGCAGCAGCGGCAACGGCGGTTACAGCGTTACCTTCACCGGCTACCCGACCCTCAACGCCGCCGCCCTCACCCTCGACACCCTGCTGCCGCCGCCCGTTTCAACGTTTGATGCGGTAGTGGAAAGTATCGGTAATGAAGTAACGGAATAA
- a CDS encoding TolC family protein, which translates to MIMKPIKQTLFISMMALTLSACAGLPQTHISALEGNPHLSSAADTADRYHIDGEWWQIYGDSKLNALVNQALANNIDLKKAAIHVNKALYQANILGANLVPSFNGSAGASDSRNLKSGDSQNSFSSRLGVSYELDLWQRLSKTASAQIWEYQATAEDLAKTRLTLLNNITDVYFQIAYLNEAIDLTEQSIARYEEINRISASKYRLGKVNANVPVQAQQALLAAKNNLLTLQNSRNTAQQTLRNLLNLKPNEAPAADPTDYRLAAAKGVDLNVPVSTLANRPDLRAAEYRLQSSLQSLEAQKLSWYPSITVGASLSSSSDKARTLFDVPFLGGSVQLNLPFLDWKTLKWKDKAAEADFDSARLNFEQTLTSALNEVHTYYADYRNAETTLGNLRQRYVLDQKNSRYYQVRYQYGKNELKDWLEALNTEYGTAQNLLNQRYQTLKAENRIYQAMAGRYSRK; encoded by the coding sequence ATCATCATGAAACCAATCAAACAAACCTTATTTATCAGCATGATGGCGCTGACCCTGAGTGCCTGCGCAGGTTTGCCGCAAACCCATATTTCTGCACTTGAGGGCAATCCGCATCTTAGCAGCGCAGCGGACACCGCCGACCGCTACCATATCGATGGCGAATGGTGGCAGATTTACGGCGATTCCAAGCTGAATGCCTTGGTCAATCAGGCATTGGCAAACAATATCGACCTGAAAAAAGCCGCTATTCATGTGAACAAAGCCCTGTATCAGGCGAATATTTTGGGTGCGAATTTAGTACCGTCGTTCAACGGTTCGGCGGGTGCTTCCGACAGCCGAAACCTGAAGTCGGGCGACAGCCAAAACAGCTTCAGCAGCCGCTTGGGCGTGAGCTACGAATTGGATTTGTGGCAGCGTTTGAGCAAAACCGCCAGCGCCCAAATCTGGGAATATCAGGCAACGGCGGAAGATTTGGCAAAAACCCGCCTGACGCTGCTCAACAACATTACCGATGTGTATTTTCAAATTGCCTATCTTAACGAAGCGATTGATTTAACGGAACAATCCATTGCCCGATACGAAGAAATCAACCGCATTTCCGCCAGCAAATACCGCTTGGGCAAAGTCAATGCCAACGTGCCGGTGCAGGCGCAGCAAGCCTTGCTCGCTGCAAAAAACAATCTGCTGACACTGCAAAACAGCCGCAACACAGCGCAGCAGACCTTACGCAACCTGCTCAATCTCAAACCGAACGAAGCTCCCGCCGCCGATCCGACCGACTACCGTTTGGCCGCAGCCAAAGGCGTGGATTTGAATGTCCCCGTTTCCACATTGGCCAACCGCCCCGATCTGCGTGCCGCCGAATACCGTCTGCAGTCTTCACTGCAATCGCTGGAAGCGCAGAAACTCAGCTGGTATCCGAGCATTACTGTCGGTGCCAGCCTGAGCAGCTCGTCCGACAAAGCCCGCACCTTGTTTGACGTACCGTTTTTAGGCGGTTCAGTGCAGCTCAATCTACCGTTTTTGGACTGGAAAACCCTAAAATGGAAAGACAAAGCCGCTGAAGCCGACTTCGACAGCGCCCGCCTGAATTTCGAACAGACCCTGACTTCGGCATTAAACGAAGTCCACACCTATTACGCCGACTACCGCAACGCCGAAACCACCTTGGGCAACCTGCGCCAACGTTATGTTTTGGATCAGAAAAACAGCCGCTATTACCAAGTGCGCTATCAATACGGCAAAAACGAACTCAAAGACTGGCTCGAAGCACTCAACACTGAATACGGCACGGCGCAAAACCTGCTCAATCAACGCTACCAAACCCTGAAAGCGGAAAACCGGATATATCAGGCGATGGCAGGGCGGTACAGCCGCAAATAA
- a CDS encoding MacB family efflux pump subunit translates to MSLIECKNLNRYFGSGENRVHVLKNVSLSVEKGDFVAIIGQSGSGKSTLMNILGCLDTPTSGSYTIDGVETAAMNPDELAALRRSRFGFIFQRYNLLGSLTAKDNVALPAVYVGMAGKERNERAQKLLADLGLSGKEGNKPSELSGGQQQRVSIARALMNGGEIIFADEPTGALDTASGKNVMEIIHRLHRQGHTVIMVTHDPSIAANANRVIEIRDGEIISDTSKTEKIARSDVKSTQEQSSWSFYFDQFVEAFKMSVHAIVAHKMRSLLTMLGIIIGIASVVSVVALGNGSQEKILADINAMGTNTISIFPGKGFGDRRSARIKTLTIDDALTIAKQSYVDSATPQTSTSKTLTYRNTDLRAVLYGVGEQYFDVRGLKLERGRLFDESEVHSDAQVVVIDKNTQNKLFGDTDPLGKVVLFKKRPLTVIGIMADEKNNFGGSDSLMLWSPYTTVMHQITGESHTNSIVVKIKDNIDSQVAEKGLTQLLTARHGTEDFFMRNSDSIKQTVESATGTMKLLISCIAMISLVVGGIGVMNIMLVSVTERTKEIGVRMAIGARRGNILQQFLIEAVLICLIGGLIGVALSGLIGAVFSYLVEDFPMSFSTFSIVGAVVCSSIIGVAFGFMPANRAAKLNPIDALAQD, encoded by the coding sequence ATGAGTTTGATTGAATGTAAAAACCTCAACCGCTATTTCGGCAGCGGCGAAAACCGTGTCCACGTTTTGAAAAACGTCAGTTTGTCGGTAGAAAAAGGCGATTTTGTCGCCATTATCGGGCAGTCCGGTTCGGGCAAGTCCACGCTGATGAACATTTTGGGCTGTTTGGATACGCCGACTTCGGGGTCGTACACCATAGACGGCGTGGAAACCGCCGCCATGAATCCTGATGAACTGGCCGCCCTGCGCCGCAGCCGTTTCGGCTTTATCTTCCAACGCTACAACCTGCTCGGTTCGCTCACAGCAAAAGACAATGTGGCGTTGCCGGCGGTGTATGTCGGCATGGCGGGCAAAGAGCGCAACGAGCGGGCGCAAAAACTGCTAGCGGATTTGGGTTTGAGCGGCAAAGAAGGCAATAAGCCGAGCGAGCTTTCCGGCGGCCAGCAGCAGCGGGTTTCGATTGCACGGGCGCTGATGAACGGCGGCGAAATCATTTTTGCCGACGAGCCGACCGGTGCGCTGGATACCGCCAGCGGCAAAAACGTGATGGAAATCATCCACCGCCTGCACCGGCAGGGGCATACCGTGATTATGGTAACCCACGACCCTTCGATTGCCGCCAATGCCAACCGGGTGATTGAAATCCGGGACGGCGAAATCATTTCCGACACCAGCAAAACAGAAAAAATTGCCCGCAGCGATGTTAAAAGCACGCAGGAACAATCCTCGTGGTCGTTTTATTTCGACCAGTTTGTCGAAGCCTTCAAAATGTCGGTACATGCGATTGTGGCGCACAAAATGCGTTCGCTGCTGACCATGCTCGGTATCATTATCGGCATTGCCTCGGTGGTATCGGTGGTGGCACTGGGCAACGGTTCGCAGGAAAAAATCCTCGCCGACATCAATGCCATGGGAACCAATACCATCAGCATTTTCCCCGGCAAAGGTTTCGGCGACCGGCGTTCGGCACGCATCAAAACGCTGACCATCGACGATGCGCTGACGATTGCCAAACAAAGCTATGTCGATTCCGCCACGCCGCAAACTTCGACCAGCAAAACGCTGACTTATCGGAATACCGATTTGCGGGCGGTGTTATACGGCGTGGGAGAACAGTATTTTGATGTGCGGGGTTTGAAGCTGGAGCGGGGGCGGCTGTTTGACGAAAGCGAAGTGCATTCCGATGCGCAAGTGGTGGTGATCGATAAAAACACGCAAAACAAACTGTTCGGCGATACCGACCCTTTGGGCAAAGTGGTGCTGTTTAAAAAACGGCCGCTGACCGTTATCGGCATTATGGCTGATGAAAAAAACAATTTCGGCGGCTCCGACAGCCTGATGCTGTGGTCGCCCTATACCACAGTGATGCACCAGATTACCGGCGAAAGCCACACCAATTCGATTGTGGTCAAAATCAAAGACAACATCGATTCTCAAGTGGCGGAAAAAGGGCTAACTCAGCTTTTAACCGCCCGCCACGGCACGGAAGACTTTTTCATGCGCAACAGCGACAGCATCAAGCAGACGGTGGAAAGCGCCACCGGCACAATGAAACTGTTGATTTCCTGTATCGCCATGATTTCGCTGGTGGTCGGCGGTATCGGCGTGATGAACATCATGCTGGTGTCGGTAACCGAGCGCACCAAAGAAATCGGCGTACGCATGGCCATCGGCGCACGACGGGGCAATATTCTGCAGCAGTTTCTGATTGAAGCCGTGTTAATCTGTTTGATCGGCGGCTTGATCGGCGTGGCACTGTCGGGGCTGATCGGCGCAGTATTCAGCTATCTGGTGGAAGATTTCCCGATGAGTTTTTCCACTTTTTCCATTGTCGGGGCGGTGGTGTGTTCCAGCATTATTGGCGTGGCGTTCGGCTTTATGCCCGCCAACCGTGCCGCCAAGCTGAACCCGATTGACGCTTTGGCGCAGGATTAA
- a CDS encoding efflux RND transporter periplasmic adaptor subunit: MAKMIKWAIGAVLVAAAGFAAWKYFFPQEVPPKYLTEPVKRSTVRQTVSATGEISPSNMVDVGAQASGQIKKLHVKIGQFIQKGDLIAEIDSTTQINTLNTNRAKLDTLRAQLVSAEIALRSAGKKHQREAALWREEATSKEELETAEDALAAAKARVAELKSSIRQMQIAINTAEADLGYTRIAAPIAGTVVSIPVEEGQTVNANQTAPTIIQLANLETMLNKMQIAEGDITKVKAGQPVSFTILSEADKPFEAALDSIDPGLTTLSQGSYSKKTDTTENAIYYYARALVPNPEGKLAIGMTTQNTIEISSAENVLTVPVLAVKRKNGKAVVRVLNAEGKAEERMITTGLKDNMNVEVKSGLKEGEQVVLSELEAGETPQGGGKRMGPPM; encoded by the coding sequence ATGGCGAAAATGATCAAATGGGCGATCGGCGCAGTATTGGTTGCGGCGGCGGGGTTTGCGGCGTGGAAGTATTTTTTTCCACAGGAAGTGCCGCCGAAATATCTCACCGAGCCGGTGAAACGTTCCACTGTCCGGCAGACGGTATCGGCAACGGGCGAGATTTCGCCGTCGAATATGGTGGACGTGGGGGCGCAGGCTTCGGGGCAGATTAAAAAACTGCATGTCAAAATCGGGCAGTTTATCCAAAAAGGCGATTTGATTGCCGAAATCGATTCGACCACACAAATCAATACGCTGAATACCAACCGTGCCAAACTGGATACCTTGCGGGCGCAGTTGGTGTCGGCGGAAATTGCGTTGCGCAGCGCCGGGAAAAAACATCAGCGCGAAGCGGCGCTGTGGCGTGAAGAAGCCACGTCCAAAGAAGAATTGGAAACAGCGGAAGATGCGTTGGCAGCGGCCAAAGCCAGAGTGGCCGAGTTGAAATCGTCGATCAGACAAATGCAGATTGCCATCAATACCGCCGAGGCCGATTTGGGCTATACCCGCATTGCGGCACCGATTGCCGGTACGGTGGTGTCGATTCCGGTGGAAGAGGGGCAGACGGTCAATGCCAACCAAACTGCACCGACCATCATCCAACTGGCGAATCTGGAAACGATGTTAAACAAAATGCAGATTGCCGAGGGCGATATTACCAAAGTGAAAGCAGGGCAGCCGGTATCGTTTACCATTTTGTCGGAGGCGGACAAGCCGTTTGAGGCGGCGCTCGACAGCATCGACCCCGGCCTGACGACTTTGTCGCAGGGCAGCTACAGCAAGAAAACCGATACCACCGAAAATGCGATTTATTATTATGCACGGGCGCTGGTACCCAACCCTGAGGGCAAGCTCGCCATCGGCATGACCACGCAGAATACGATTGAAATCAGCAGCGCAGAAAATGTCTTGACCGTGCCGGTATTGGCGGTGAAACGCAAAAACGGCAAGGCCGTGGTGCGTGTGCTGAATGCCGAGGGCAAGGCGGAAGAACGCATGATTACCACCGGTTTGAAAGACAATATGAATGTGGAAGTTAAAAGCGGATTGAAAGAAGGCGAACAAGTGGTGCTGTCCGAATTGGAAGCGGGCGAAACGCCGCAGGGCGGCGGTAAACGCATGGGTCCGCCGATGTAA